The sequence CGGTCGATGAAACTCGCCCTCCTTCCCAATTCGCTCATCATTACGCTCCTCCGTATTGCCTAGTGGCTCATGAACAGCGAAACAACGTCCGCATACTGCTTTGCGGTCTCGCGCACGGTCACGCGCAAGGCCGTATGCGGTAAATCCAAGCGTTGCCAGGCCCCAGTATCAAAAGGTGGAGCCAGGCGTTCCCCACTATTTCCAATGCCAAGCGCATGCACCACAAAATCCGCGAGATGAATCACGGACGCCTCTGCAAAGTAGAGATCCGCGTAGGCAGGTCGGTGGTGATGTGTGACAGCCTCGACCAGTGAGGTCGGAAAATCCCATTTGCGCAGCAGTGCACCACCCACCTTGCCATGATCGTAGCCAAAAGTGGCCTGCTCCCATTCATACAGCGGTTTTTGATCATCACGATCATACTGCTCCAGCATCTGTGCAGTCTGTTCGGGAATGCGCAGATAGAACACGAGGCGTCCAATGTCGTGAATCAGTCCCGATACAAAATACAGCTCCGGATTTGGTGCACGCCGCTGTACCGCGATGACCTTGGCCGCAATGCCGGTTGCGATGGAGTGTTCCCAAAAGGAGCGCATGTTGACCGTATCCGAAGGAATGTCCTTGAAATATTCGATCACCGAACTGCCACTGAGCAGCTGCTTCATTTGTTCAATACCGATCAGGGAGAGTGCCTCCCCCACGCTCTCCACTCCTTTGGGAAAGCCGTAGAAGCTGCTGTTCGCCAATCGCAAGAGTCGGGCCGTGAGATCCGTATCCTTTTTCACAATCTCCCCGAGGTCATCCATGGACGCATCCCCTTTGTCGAGCGCCCGCTCCAGCTCCTCGATCACCGCCGGTAACGAACTCAGAGCTGGCAGATTGCGGATCAATTCGATCGCTCCGGGCATTCCATTCATGACATCCCTTTCATTTCAGCTTCCACCTGCAATTCCGCCACATAGCGAAGCATTTCTTTCACGACAGCATCCTCCGGATTGCATCGCTTGAAGCGGGGCAGCAGTTTCTGCTCCGCACGCTCCAGTGCCTCCTGGTAGCGACGAGCAGATTCGCTGCCTTCCTCCACCTTCACATCCACTTCCGTGATGCCCCAGGCCATGAGCATGTCAATGTGCTTGCCTTTGAGCTGGTGTCCCATCCCAAACAGCACCTGCCCCTGATGATTCTTCACCGGAGACTGCAGTTCCATGCCCTCTTCGAGCAATTCCGTCGATGTCATCGCCATACACAATTCCTCCGCCTCCAGTAATCGACCATCTTAACAGAAGTTTAGCGTGGATTTGACGCTGGGGATCAACACCAAAATCCCCTGTGCCCGCTTATGGGTGTTCCGCAGCAGGCTCAGCTTCCATGTGCAGACTGGAACATCCGAGCTGGCTCATCCATATCACATGTGTCGCGAGCAGATCAAAACGCAGGGATCGAAAGCCCAGCGGCAGGTTTTCCAGCTCCACTTCCAACACTGTCCGGGCACCCGGCTCCATCGCATGGGGAATCTTCCGGGTCAACAGCACGCGTTCGTGTCCGTCACCTTCACCATCCACAACCCAGCAACCCAGTTTGACCACACCGTGATCCTCCGCATTTTCGAACAGCCAATGGGCCTGTCCCGTATTCTGCAATTCGATCACTGCCTTCACAGGTTGGTGACCATGCCAGTTTGCCAGCTCGGGCTTTTGTACCCAACTTATCTTACCTGCCAAACCACGCGTTGAGCGGCTATCCATTATCGCTCCGGGTTTCTCGAAAAAACAGACGGCCTCGTTGCGCATCGTTTGCGTCAGATTGCGAAACAATCGTCTGCACAACTTCAACTTTCCCCAAATCCCCCGACCGAGCAGGCAACGCCGCTCCCGATAGGTCAAAAACACATCATCACTTGGATAAAACCGAAAATGCGGAGGTGTAAACCCGAGCTTGCGCATGCGGTCGCAAATCGAGTTCAGGTCGAGGTCATTCTCAAGCACGCGATACTTGCGCATTTCGTGTTGTGACGCAGCAGTGCAGCTGTGCCTGCCCACAGGTTCGTTGAGCGCAACCACAGCACCTGCTTGGGTGATGCGTGCAAATTCACTCAGGATGCTCTCCAGATTCGGCACATGGTGCAGTGCGTCAAAACACAGGATGCGGTCCACGCTCTCGTCCGGCAGTTCAATGCGGTGTCCATCAAAGTGCAGGAATTGCATTCGCTCCCGGTCCGCTTCGCTCATTGCCTCATAACCCACCACTTGTCGACCCAACTCGAGTGCTGTTTCCGATGGATCGAGGCAAATCACCCGACAACCCATCGTGTGCAAAATCTTGCCCAGCCAACAGGTCCCCGCACCAAAATCCAGCACGGTATCTCCCTTGCGCAGGCGCAGCCCCTGCAACACAAATCCAAGTCGGGGCAACACATGACTCGCCGTTTCCGCATCACCAAAGGGCTTGCGCAACAACCAATCCGGATGCCGGATTTGCCGGTAATATTCCTCAGCAGTGCGGCACAGACCGTCCACCCCTTCGCTCTGGATCAAATCCTCCGGGTGAATGTCCGCTGTATTCTGCAGACTGGCGTGACTAGAAACGAACGCATGTGGGCGAAGCCATGCATGCAATAAAAACGAGGGATGCTGATTCATCAGAAGGTGCGAGAGTTGTAAAAGCGATCATTGGAGGAGTGATGCCTCTGTCAGCCATTGCAATGCGTCTGCAGACAGAGTCAAGGACTCAAATGACCCAAATTTCAGATTCGCAGCCAGTCCCAGTCGTTCAAAAATCGTCAAGCGTCAAATCTACCTGTATCCCATGATTTCCCGACGATATTCTGACTTGCGCAAGCATGTACCCGGGTCAAAATCAGCAATTGGAAAGGATCTCTCGAAGCGTCAATCTCATGGCACCGACGAGACTCATTCACCATTTCCCATCCTCCTACCCGATGATACAGCGTTGAAGGTGGATCCTATGACACAACTATCACCATGGACCTCGAAGATTTGCGCAGAACCTGGGA is a genomic window of Puniceicoccaceae bacterium containing:
- a CDS encoding class I SAM-dependent methyltransferase, which produces MNQHPSFLLHAWLRPHAFVSSHASLQNTADIHPEDLIQSEGVDGLCRTAEEYYRQIRHPDWLLRKPFGDAETASHVLPRLGFVLQGLRLRKGDTVLDFGAGTCWLGKILHTMGCRVICLDPSETALELGRQVVGYEAMSEADRERMQFLHFDGHRIELPDESVDRILCFDALHHVPNLESILSEFARITQAGAVVALNEPVGRHSCTAASQHEMRKYRVLENDLDLNSICDRMRKLGFTPPHFRFYPSDDVFLTYRERRCLLGRGIWGKLKLCRRLFRNLTQTMRNEAVCFFEKPGAIMDSRSTRGLAGKISWVQKPELANWHGHQPVKAVIELQNTGQAHWLFENAEDHGVVKLGCWVVDGEGDGHERVLLTRKIPHAMEPGARTVLEVELENLPLGFRSLRFDLLATHVIWMSQLGCSSLHMEAEPAAEHP
- a CDS encoding HDOD domain-containing protein; this encodes MNGMPGAIELIRNLPALSSLPAVIEELERALDKGDASMDDLGEIVKKDTDLTARLLRLANSSFYGFPKGVESVGEALSLIGIEQMKQLLSGSSVIEYFKDIPSDTVNMRSFWEHSIATGIAAKVIAVQRRAPNPELYFVSGLIHDIGRLVFYLRIPEQTAQMLEQYDRDDQKPLYEWEQATFGYDHGKVGGALLRKWDFPTSLVEAVTHHHRPAYADLYFAEASVIHLADFVVHALGIGNSGERLAPPFDTGAWQRLDLPHTALRVTVRETAKQYADVVSLFMSH